Sequence from the Methanobrevibacter arboriphilus genome:
TTCGAAGTTTTAAAATATGATGATGCAGTTGATATGATAAATTCAAGAGATGTGCCTATGGAATGGGGTGAAGATTTATCAAGAGCAGCTGAAAAAGCACTTGGAGAAATGATGGATGGTTACTACTTCTTAACAGAATGGCCAACTGAGATAAAACCTTTCTATGTAATGCCAAATGAAAAAAATCCTGTAAAAAGCCATGCATTTGATTTAATGTATAAAGATCTTGAAATATCTTCAGGAGCTATGAGGGTTCATCAGCACGATCTTTTAAGAGAGAAAATAGCTGAAAAAGGTTTAAATCCTGATGCATTTAATGGATATTTGAGAGCGTTTGAATATGGAATGCCTCCTCACTCAGGATGGGGTCTTGGAGCTGATAGATTTAACATGACTCTAACTGGATTAGATAACATTAGAGAAACTGTTCTATTCCCAAGAGATAGACGTAGATTAACTCCTTAATCTCTGTTTTTCAATCCTTATTCATTAATTATTATATTTTTTAGCTTTTTATTTTTATAATAAGTATTTTAATAATTCTTATTTTATTATAGCTATTTAATTATTGTTTATTTTATTGTTTTATTTATATTTGAACTTTGAAAGTTTATTTAAGTAATTAATAGAGAATTAGTTAGTAAAATAGATAGTAAAATTATTTATTTATTATTCCTCTTTTATATACTTATTTTCATTGTTTTTTCTAAAAATTGTATAAAAAGTTATATTCAACTTTAAATTAATATAAAATTAGAGATTGAAATAATTAAACAACTAATGGTCATTTTATAATCTTAATAAGATTTATTAAAGAAAATTAGCTTTGAGGTTACATATGATTAAAAAAGAAAAAGTGATTTTGAAAGAAAAAATGACATTGAAAGAAAGAATAATGTTGTATTTGGTTAGTAAGTTAAAAATTTCTCAATCACAGCTTTTTGCAATTTTAACAGCACTAACAGCTACTGTTTTAATTGTCAGTAATCTTGCTAGCACTAAAATGTTTGATTTTTTTTCAACTGGACTAGTTTGGGACGGTGGTGCGATACTTTTTCCTATTTCTTATATTTTAGGAGATATAATTACTGAGATTTTTGGTTTTGAGCGTGCCAAAAAAGTCATCTGGACAGCATTTGCAATGAATTTAATTGCTGTTTTGGCATTGTTCATCGTTCAAATTTTACCTCCAGGACCTGGATGGGAAAATCAAATAGCATATGAAACAATTATAGGTTTTATGCCACGTATTGTTGCCGGCAGTTTGATTGCTTTTGTTAGTGGACAAATTCTTAATTCTTATGTTTTTGTTAAAATTAAAAA
This genomic interval carries:
- a CDS encoding queuosine precursor transporter, which produces MLYLVSKLKISQSQLFAILTALTATVLIVSNLASTKMFDFFSTGLVWDGGAILFPISYILGDIITEIFGFERAKKVIWTAFAMNLIAVLALFIVQILPPGPGWENQIAYETIIGFMPRIVAGSLIAFVSGQILNSYVFVKIKKITKGKHFWQRAIGSSLVGDLVDTVIFTTIAFIGTISTFQFVGLLLIAYISKIVGETLLLPVTYGAVKLCEKLMISEKVMENESESV